A window of Rhipicephalus microplus isolate Deutch F79 chromosome X, USDA_Rmic, whole genome shotgun sequence genomic DNA:
TACTCACGAGGTTCACAACAGGTAGTTTTTCAGTCCGAAACAAAAGCCTTATGCACAATCAAAAGGCCACAAGTGTGAAGACACAAACTAGGCAAGTCCAATTACTACCAGTCATTCCCACAACAGCTGGGTTATCGCATTGCCACAGTTCTCTCTAGTgagtattgtaggaaactctgtGGAGTACAGGCTGGGCCCCTCTGAAACCAGTGTACTTACACCGGCTGGACATCAACCGTGCGCCGCTCCATCCGCAGCGACAGTCTGCAAATGCCGCCTTCTGCCGGCCGCAAACTGGAACGCCTCCCatccaccacacacacacacacaaaaaaaaggtgcACCATAACCTCGCCCGTCCCTCTTCGCTATGGCTTGAATGGTTAAAGCCAGAAAGCATGTGTGTAACCTCACTTATCGCTAGCAGATCTTAATCACGAAAACTGGGATCTAACGATTAAGAAGGCTAAATGAAACACTGTATTTAAGGTTCACCGTCCCCTTTAATAAGCTGTCATTTTTTGTAGTTCGTACTTGTAATTatattaaggggggacgcgggtcttagaatggtgaaaaatggccaaaaagtcgattttgagaaaatgcgatagagtaaaagctcgttaattcggatttcacgggaccggaaaaactgtctGAATTAACTGAATGCCGcattaacgaatgaacagggaaaacaacatttaaaatcaagctgcagaagcatacctttatttgttgaattattttataattgtcgtctgcgttttcgcgcagattccgactgacatcacaatttttcgaaaactgttccaaatggccaacagcacacAAGCTGTCaagagtgttcaggcaagcgtcctctaatattaacagcgcctccgagacttcccgtgaggtgcaatgaggtcgcggctgtatctccacgcatgattcttcgtcggaatcgtggtcttcatgggcgctcgtgacattattaatcTCTtcatcggtcaggagaccactcggggcgacaccatgatcaatcgcgatgtagtcctgaaaggttacatctgtgggaaggacagcatcgaaagttggGCAGTCgtcgtcggtggactcggctgacaccaacgttactagattatttTCAGTTGTAAAACTGGCCGGCGCTGCCCGGAACCGCCACCGATCTTTCTCTctgtggcgctgcagtcgcaacCGGCTCGGTTGCCGGGGCGCTCGCAGGCGGTTTCGCTTATGCGCCGCAGTAGCCAGCGCATTCGGTGCCCCGGTCTCCGGCGTTTCTTGTTCGCGCGGTCGTTTTCAGAAGTGCTGAATGAGTGATGCCGTTCGAGTGGCACATTTAGTGATTTTCCAGCGACTGTATTTCATTGCTGTGGGCCTCTGCATGTGAGGCTGAGGCCGACAATGCCGACCTGCTTCGTTCCCGGGTGTACCAGGGGCTACAgcagcaacaagaacaacacgGACAGGCACTTCTTCTCGGCTCCCAAAGATGCGACGCTTCGCTCGCTTTGGAATAAGGCCATCCCGCGTGCGGATAAGGAGCTTTCAACGAAGTCCAAAGTGTGCGACTGCCATTTTCACGAGCAGGACATCGACAAATGGTACGTGcacaccatcaatggcaacaCTGTTCAAACGCCACGTGGGAAGTGGAGCCTTGTTGATGGTGCCATTCCCAGTGTTTTCCCAAACCTGCCTGCTTACTTGTCCAAGCCGCCTCCGAAAAAACGAAAGCGACGGGAGGGTATTCCAGGGGCCGGACCCAAGAACGCTGACGCAGGCGACGCGCGCTGACAGCGCGCGTCGTCTGAACGCTGACAGCGCGCAAGACGCAGGCTGCAGCCCATGTTTTGCTGCTGAAAACGTGCAGGAAATAACAGTAGCTGACATGAAGAACGTTGAGTTGCCCCCTTTGTGGCGCAGAATCGCTTTGGAAGATAGAAGCGGCGAATATGTAGCCTCCTTCACCGTCACGTCAACCCATAGAGCACTGCAAATTGAAAAATGTGTGTGCGTCGGAGGAGACAGTAAAGCATCGGCAAGCGCTCACGGGCGTCCAGTGAAGGCATTTTTTAATCTCAGCCTGCACTCCCTTAACGACCTGAGCATTCTTCTAGACAAAGTTGACAAGCTGCTGATTTGTCACGGACAACAGCACAACGGTGGCTGCTTGTCACCAAAATGCAAAGTTCTGTCACCCCAAGAGACTTGCTCTTCCTGTCGAGCTCAAAAAAAGAAGCTCCTGGGGAATGCCTTGCGAAGAAAGGAGCGACTGACATGgaagcagaagaagatgaagaaccTCCAAAAGAAGGCCATGAGAGCTGCAGCAGCAAAAGTTGCCTTTCTGAAGGAAATCAAAAACTTGAAGGAGGAGTTGACATGCAGGCCCACAGAAACAATCAAGGAGGCAATTAAATCCCTTCCACCAATTCAGCAGGTGGCCTTTGAAACGTCACTGAACAACGTGAAGGTTAAAGGACCACAAGGGGTACGCTATGCAAGAACATGGGTCATGAACTGCCTACTCCTACGAATTGCTAGCCCCAAGGCGTACAACTTGTTGCGCAGCATGAAGCTGCTGCCACTTCCCACTTGCAGCCGATTAAACCAGATTCTTTCAGGCGTTCCTTGTGAGTATGGATACAACGAAGTGGCCCTTGACACTATTTGTGCGTTTTTTAGGGATAAGCCGGCTGTGCAACGGTGTGGGACGCTTGTCCTTGACGAGATCAAACTGAAAGAGTCCCTTGATTTTAATAAGTCAACGTACAAGTTTGATGGATTTGTGAATTTTTCTAGTTCGCAAGGAGAGGCTGCCACCGTGCCTGCTGATCACGCTCTAGCGATAATGTTCATACCCCTTTTCCACAACTGGGTGCAGCCAGTAGCAAGCTTCGCCACGAGAGGTGCTGCTCCAGGCTTTGTTCTGGCCAAACTTGTCTTGGAGTGTGTGATTGAACTTGAACGCCATAACGCATTAGTGATCGCCGTGGTCAGCGATGGCGCAGGGAACAACCGTTCAATGTGGAAACATGTTGGAATATCAGGAAAGCTGCACAGTCCGGTGAACAAGATTCCACATCCCACACTTGAAGAGGGACGGTTTCTGCACTTCCTGTGTGATGTGCCACACATTCTGAAGTGCGTGAGGAACCACCTTCTGTCTCACACGTATGCAAAGGTAAGTAAAAATGCGCATGGGCATTCAACTGTTCAATATTATCAAGCTTCGGGAAACCGATATGTTAGTTCgttgaaaatgtatttttttttcttttttcgtgcatcTGATTTCAGGCGGGCCCTCACTGCATAAACTTTAAGCACTACGAACACCTGTACAAGACGGGAGAAAAGGCGCAGCTGAAGGTGGTTCCAAAGCTCACAGCCTCCCATGTGAGCCCCGGCAAGCTGGAGAAAATGAACGTTGGGCTTGCAACGCAGGTGCGCAAGCTCCACATAGTGCCTCCACTTGCGCTATATAATCACCCCCTTCCCCATGCTTTTTTTATAATTGAGAGACGCGTGCCGTGCTGTCAATAAGACCACTCAGAGGTACTTCCTCAAACTTTATCGCAGCTCTTCAGCAGAAGCGTTGCCCTGGGACTTCGTTTCTACAGAGAGCAACGTGAACCTGGTTTCGAAGACACTGAAGGCACGGAGAGGTTCACTGCACCCATAAATGAGCTGTTTGATGTCCTCAATGCCAAAATACTGGTAGAAGGCATCCGCAAGGGCTCGCCGAAAATCGAGGTGAGACAATAGTCGCCTTTGACACGTCGTCCGCTTTTGGTACATTTTTGCTACCTTGAGTAAAGGGGTGACTAATGTCTTATTTGTTGCAGGTGATCCGAACCTTTCTCTGGCTTTTAAACACCACAGAGGAGGACAGCATACGGCTCAAAACAAAGTTGTTTGCCTCACAGATGACCACAGAGTCTCTGCGTGTCACTTTAATGTCCGTGCttgacatcatcatcatgttGCATGACAAAGACGTGATATACGTTCCGACTGCCAAGCTAAACCAGGACCCGTTAGAGGTAAGCAAGCGCAAGCATTGCAGCTAGCCAGTTTGGTGACTAACCAAATGTATCTTTGCTGTCATTAACAGCGCTTCTTCGGAGTCGTAAGGAGCTTCGGCGGCGACGAGGACCACCCGACGATCAGCCACTTCAGCCAGATAGATATTCAGGCTCCTGAGCTTGTACACACCGCTCAAGATGGCAACCAAGGGAAACTGCACGGGGGACCAGGAACAAGCTCTGGTGACGGTCGAGGAGAGCCTGAACATCAAAAAGCTAGCTGCTTTTGCAGAGAGGCAGGCCCGTCAAGACAAGCTGGCAGGAATCGTCAAGAGAATTCAACTGAAGGAACATTCCGAGGGCGACACTCTTCAGCACAGCTACTGCAGGCCTGCTGCCACGGATGCTGTCCTTTATTACCTTGGGGGCTACATTGTGAAAAAGGCTAGTAGGTTCTCAGACTGTGACGACTGTAAAGCGACCGTTAAGGGTAGCGGTAATGTGCCAGCAGCAGCTATCCTCACAGAAATGAGGTCGTTTGTACCAGGCGCCCTTCAGCACCCATCAGATGCTCTAACCTGCTTGCTCTCGGGCATTGAGCAAGTTATTGAAGAGAACACAGAGGCAAAGCAGGTCTTTGGGGATTTGTTTTGGTCTATTTTGGAAGACCTGAGCAAAAAGTCCCTCGTGCAAGTGGGGTGCGACGTTCACTCTGAGGAATTCTCTGCACGCGTCATTAAATCGTATTTGGTGACGCGCATGTATTTCTAATCCAGATTCCTTCAGCGAGAGCGTGCCTTGAATGTGCAGGTCAAGTCGGCGCGCAAACGCGCTAAGCTGCTGTAAGCATGCTGgcaaagttgtagagtttgttgtaaataaaacaaaaaaaaccttgCATACATGTATCTATGCATTACTTTTTTTCTGTCAACATGATTTCGTATTTTGTAGCCATATTCACTGTAAGCAAAAAAGATGTGGAGttgatttgtaaataaaaatgctTGCATGTATCTATTCATTACTTACTCTGTTTCTCTTAACATGCTTTGGTATATTGTAGCAATATTCACCTCAAGCAAAAAAGGTGTGGAGttgattgtaaattaaaaaaaaaaaaaaaaacgcatatatTTTTCTACTTTGTGTCTGCCGTAAAGTGTGCACTGTGAAAACCAATAAATTGCTGAAAAGAACATTATGCTTATTGACATGTAAGCTGGTTTAACTTCGTCAGTTAATTGACTCAATAATTCTTTCAATTAAAGCTATTTCGCCTTTTGCAGAAATGTCGCTTCTTGGTGGCGTTTGGTAAAGCTAACTGTTGTCAGGGCAAGACATGGAAAAGATACTATTCCAAAAAGGGCGTTGAGACAATTGGGAAGTTTCGTCTTCGAGTGGCCATAATTACTAGAGCCACTAAATGACGTAGCTCCAATGGTGACCTTGCTTCTTTGGCTGGAAACAAAATGAGCggtttcgtgatttttttataaAATTCGGAAGAGACAATCAAAATAAGTTTTAACGGAGGCTTATTCCATGCTACCAGCTTGCGGCAGACCGTTCACGCTCAAGGTTGACTGCCGGCGAGCAGCAGACGCAAGCGCGCGCAAACTACGATGCGCTTCGGCTGacctgttgtagaaagcaatgcaatgaGCCGTAACGGACGGCTTTTCTGCCCCACATTAAGCGATCCTGAGCAGCTACTGGAAAGTACTCTGGCCTAGATGTAGTCTGGACGCGGACAATTTGACGGGTAGCGGGTAATCTTTGATGTTATCGTGCGCTGACGTCATGAGAAGGCCGAAGCGGCGTTGGGAGAAGCGCTGTTGCACGCGATGAGCAGCGGTCGGGTAGAGCAAAATGCGGCGGTCCCGCCCTCTCGCGGCACGCCGAGAAACGGAGACACCGGCGGCGCACGGCGCATGGGGAGAGTTTTACAACTGAacctatctagtaacgttggctgaCACCTCCTTGATGTCATCGTCAGCTACtactgcatgctcgggcctcacaaaaccgctgtgccgaaaacagttggcgatgatgtgcactgcaccgagtaagtccacttgatacaactttccagcttctgagtataggatcattcgctctagcaggtgcttgcggtacttccgacttcacgtagtgaatgataccctggtccatcaGCTGAAGAGCAGAcatagtgttgggcggcaaaaaaactactttgatgctcttcagttcgactgtacagttatggccactgcagttgtcaacaatcataattatcttgcggtccttcgacgtgaagtgccggtcgAACTGCTGCACCCAGCTacgaaaaatgtccgatgtcatccatgccttcctgttcgctgtgtactcgacaggaaggcttttgacgttcttaaaaaaatgtggcttaagcgccttcctgacgacaagtagtggcaagcgctccgtgtaagtcatattggcggcaagaagcacagttatcctttgcttgcacttcttgccaccaatacacgcgtcccctttgaaagtcaccgtcttgtcgggcagagctctgaaaaatagagcagtttcatctgcattaaacacgtcacgtggttcatagTGGTTCATATacggcgatgtgctccagcagcttcacatttctccactctgtggtcacgctttcgtcaacacaGGCCTCTTCGCCGCACACGCCCCTGAAGACAAGTTtgtgtctctctcgaaacctcgcaaaccacccttctgacgctttgaacgattcaatgttcatcattgcagcgtaccgtaattacttgaatctaacgtgcaccttttttccggttaagcgagttcataaatcgcatgcgcgttagaatcgagtacgaacaaaaaaattacggtcaatctattgccatcgcaaatccaaaatggccgccccctacgtgcgtcggcatggcgcgtcggctatttctgcctatgtgtttcccatgtgcggcacttcgtacgtgtgctgaggagttcgtcatctagtagtgcattagcatcgacggcgtggaagggccgactccaaaaactcgagtgcaccacgatgccgcttttaaaagaaaagtcatcgcgtgtgcagaaacggacggaaatcgggccgcatcgcggtcgttcccgaaacgtgcgtgcgggaccggcggaaacaaaagcagaagattgtcgacagcaaagcttcacgcaaaggcttcagtggaccacagcagggtcggtttccgcaaattaaagaactgctcggcgagtatgtgcttgagcagcgagcggcacagcgccccgtgacgacagaactgctccaagtgcgggctatgcaattagtcttaaaaaaaggtctaatgcgaagccagtttaaagcgagcaggtgctggaaaactaactttatgaagaggaaaggctttttcctccgaaggggaacatgcatatgcgaaaagttttgcggaggagtacgatgaaaagcttcacagttttcagaggttcgtcctaaacttgcggcgcaacaacggctacctgcttgggcaaatcgggaatgccgatcagacgcctctttacttcgacatgcctggcattacaaccgtcgagaagaagggggcgaagcaagttcgcgtgctgacatcggtccacggcaaaactacagtgacggcaatgctctgttacacgtcagatgggcacaagtttcgcccgtacctcatatttaaatggaagacgctcccgaaaggagtcgttttttcgagtggtgtgatcgtgcgggccagcgagaaaaatgggtgcgcgttgcaatcgatgtcttacgtttttttttttttttttcgcggtggaaatcgggtgcgcgttacaatcgagggcgcggtagaatcgagtaaatacggtacttctcCCTTGtgccatgatgagaggtccgctcaaaggcagatgcgcgttgcgacagtcagtaatccaccggagcaaggcttcttcgagctggggatgagctgcagTTTGCAACCGCTTcctagaggcatgaaacttctcgctttcgaaggcttgtcgaatctggTGTTCATTcttcacgtacgttcccaacatgctccgcttcacgttgtacttggtcataacctgctgtcgcgattcaccgttcttcagtgcttccaaaatttccattttagtcgccaagttcttcgcgtcgtagttTTGCCGCTTTTttggcgttgccatcactgtagcgcacgatggtggtggcatgcaaatacggtcacaatggaagaaaaaaaagaactctgcaagaagagatggttccgacacgacaacacaagggaaaatggcgtcggaggcgctgagtggaaAAGAAAGAAGACGCAGACATTCGGTGCCGCTGCGATCGCCACctctagttgatgatgatggcgatgccgctcaggtttcggtttcactccagtggtgccagcactgctttatcacacttttgtgtagcagcagtcgtcagcatttgtccgaattaagcggtaCGGAGCtgaattccgacgaaataacgaaggtttggtcccatagattaacgtgcactttggccgggaccaatagagccgtccaaattatccgaattaacgggtgtcgaattaacaagcttttactgtatttgaAATTTTTAGACCTATAAGCACGTGTCCTCAAATCGTGAACGCTGAATTCGATCAATGAATGGATTAAAATTGATTATGAAGTCACCACGGGAGCCGCAAAACAACCCACGGCAGCTCAAATTCGGTCAAACTTCTCGCGCGCGCCGCCGGCAAGGCAGTCTGCCgatcgccgccatcttgggcttgttttgaagctgattCTTTTGTGCACATTTTGCCACCCTTCAAAATGGCGTCACTTAAACAGAACGGCTGTCCTCGCCCCTTTTCCGGAGCCCCCGCCGGGCCGCTAATTGGCCGGACCGCGCGCGCACCAGGCGAGCCCCCTGTTCCTCGCTTCCCATTGGCTGATGCGGCCAAAGTTgcccgcacttttttttttttatattgttcgTCGGCCGCCGGTTcctttagaagtgtggcagcttgggctagttggtatggcatgacgatacgatagttatagcgcgagaacaaaacgacgacacagagacaagaagcgcTCGTGTTTCGTATCcttgtctgtgtcgtcgttttgttctcgcgctataactatcgtcacgccgGTTCTCGTTCGCGCACGTTGTTTGTCTGCTTCCCGCACGTGCCTGCTTGTGCTACGCGACCGGCGCACCGACTTTCCGTCTTTTGCCAGCATG
This region includes:
- the LOC142775314 gene encoding uncharacterized protein LOC142775314, producing the protein MPTCFVPGCTRGYSSNKNNTDRHFFSAPKDATLRSLWNKAIPRADKELSTKSKVCDCHFHEQDIDKWYVHTINGNTVQTPRGKWSLVDGAIPSVFPNLPAYLSKPPPKKRKRREGIPGAGPKNADAGDAR